CATCGGATGTCCGCCGAAATGGGGAAGTATCTCTCTGCATGTAGACAGATTCTGGTATAAATCAAATCCGGCAATACTGCGTGCCGACCCCTTTGCAATACCTTTTTCCTGATCAAAGCCGAGAACAATGGTAGGTCTGTAAAATTTCTCGACTAGCCTTGAAGCCACAATACCGACTACTCCCGGATTCCATCCCTCTTTACCGACGATAATCACCCGGTTTTCGGCCAACGGATACAGCGTCTCAACTTGTTCAATCGCTTCCTCCGTAATTTGGTTAACGATTGCCTGCCGTTCTTTATTTATCGCTTCCATCTCTTCTGCAAGAGATGCAGCAAGGTCTGGGTCATCTGTTAAGAGCAGTTCAACGGCAGGGTCAGCACTGTCGAGCCGGCCAACAGCATTTATCCTAGGGGCAATCATAAATCCGATTGTTTCCTCATCTATCCCGCTTGCTTCTGTCTTCATCTGCTTCAGTAATGCCTGCAAGCCGATGTTAGCAGTCTGCTTCAACTTCTTGATTCCAAGTTTGGCGATAATCCGGTTTTCCCCTGTCAGTGATACAAGGTCGGCAATTGTCCCAATTGCAGCAAATTGCAGAAGATGCTCTGGGAGTTCGCCGTATAGCGCATGCGCAACTTTTAAAGCAACACCGACTCCGGCAAGCTCATGGAAAGGATACTCGCTCCCATCCAATCTTGGATGAATGATTGCTAGCGCATCTGGAAGAACTAATCCAGGCTCATGGTGGTCTGTCACGATATAGTCTATCCCTAGCTCTTTCGCCACATCTGCTTCCTTGACAGCAGCTATTCCCGTATCCACTGTAACAATCAGCTTAATGCCGATGCTTGCTGCATATCGAAATGCCCCTTCATTCGGTCCATAGCCTTCTGTAAAACGATTGGGTATATAAAATTGAACATCGGCGCCTAGATCCTCCAATGTTTTCATCATAACAGTGGTGCTTGTTACACCATCTGCGTCATAGTCGCCAAATATAAGGATTGGCTCTTGTTTATCGATGGCATGCTTTATGCGGTTTACTGCTATATCCATGCCCTTCATTAAAAATGGGTCATGAAACTCATCTATGCTGTATAAAAATGCTTTTGCCTTTTCAAGGCTATCATACCCTCTGTTTACGAGTAAACTTGCTACAAGAGGTGTGATTTTTAACTGGTCTGCAAGTATTGCAGCATTATCATTATTTTTCTTTTCTGTAATCCATCTAGATTTAGGATGAAGCATCTTATCACCTCAATCTATCATTATACAAGTATGAGTTAATCCTTTCAATGTTTGATAGTGGAAGAAACAGACTTTGATTACACACAAAAAAGCTTATGCCATTGCTGAGCATAAGCTTTTTTGTGTGTGAAATTATTTTGTTGGAGCAGCTATTGTCTCTACTGGTTCTGCCTCACCAGCTTGTACTGGTTCAAGCTCTTGCAGCCGCAATTGAAGTGACTCGTTTTCCTTAACTGCAGCCTTCCATTTTCTCTGCAACGAATAAATTTTTATCAAGCCAGCAGAGCCTATCATAAGTCCTCCCAGCAATACGGAGATTAGAATTACGAGAATGAGCGGCCATTCTCCTGTTCCAAATAAATAGTTCACTGTAACAGAATCAACATTTATCACAGCAAAAACAGCTACTATAAGTGCAAAAACAATGCCAAATAATAAGTTCCATTGGATTTTCATAAGCTACCTCCAATACTAAGTCCTTCCCTATAACTTTCCCATAATATGCAGGTATTAAACTAAAAAGACAGGTCCTTCAATCAAGGACCTGTCTTAAATCAAACTTATACTTGCGGCTCATCTGAACTTACACGTTTTTCTTTAACCGTAATCAGAACGCCTTTTTTCTTAAGCTCTTTTTTCTTCCATACAAACCATAACTGGGATGCGATAAAGATAGAAGAGTATGCACCGCCAATTAAACCAATCAATAAAGCTAATGAGAAGTTTCGGATTGACTCGCTTCCAAAAATCAACAAAGCAATTACACAGATAACAACTGTGAGAACTGTATTGAGGGAGCGTGTAAATGTTTGGCGGATACTTGTATTGATAATATCTTTGATTTCCTTCGCAGTCGTAATTCTTTTCTTTTTCACAAGGTTTTCGCGGATACGGTCGAACGTAACAATCGTGTCGTTAATAGAATACCCGACAATCGTAAGTACTGCCGCGATAAATGTAATATCAACTTCAAGCCTTGTAAAGCTGAAGATGACAATGATAAAGAATGCATCATGAAGCAGGGCGATAATAGCTGCTAATGCCATATATATTTCAAAACGGATTGTTACATAAAGTATTATCCCTAGTGATGCTAAAATGATGGCATAGAACGCATTTTTGGCCAGCTCTTTTCCGACTGTAGGTGATACGGTGCTGACATTCGGATCGGAGCCGTATTTATCATGCAGAGTCGTTTTAAGTTCTGCGACTTTGCTTTGACTCATATCCCCTTTTATGCGGATTGCAGCTCTGTCATTATTTTCACCAGAAATAGTGATATCATCTGCTGTAATGCCAAGAGCATCCATATCTGCTTGAACCGCTTCTGTTGTCAATGGTTTCTCAGAGCTTATTTC
This DNA window, taken from Niallia sp. Man26, encodes the following:
- a CDS encoding lipopolysaccharide assembly protein LapA domain-containing protein, with the protein product MKIQWNLLFGIVFALIVAVFAVINVDSVTVNYLFGTGEWPLILVILISVLLGGLMIGSAGLIKIYSLQRKWKAAVKENESLQLRLQELEPVQAGEAEPVETIAAPTK
- the recJ gene encoding single-stranded-DNA-specific exonuclease RecJ gives rise to the protein MLHPKSRWITEKKNNDNAAILADQLKITPLVASLLVNRGYDSLEKAKAFLYSIDEFHDPFLMKGMDIAVNRIKHAIDKQEPILIFGDYDADGVTSTTVMMKTLEDLGADVQFYIPNRFTEGYGPNEGAFRYAASIGIKLIVTVDTGIAAVKEADVAKELGIDYIVTDHHEPGLVLPDALAIIHPRLDGSEYPFHELAGVGVALKVAHALYGELPEHLLQFAAIGTIADLVSLTGENRIIAKLGIKKLKQTANIGLQALLKQMKTEASGIDEETIGFMIAPRINAVGRLDSADPAVELLLTDDPDLAASLAEEMEAINKERQAIVNQITEEAIEQVETLYPLAENRVIIVGKEGWNPGVVGIVASRLVEKFYRPTIVLGFDQEKGIAKGSARSIAGFDLYQNLSTCREILPHFGGHPMAAGMTLALEDVDQLRQRLNQLAFDKLVPEDLVPLTAVDMEIDLKDAHLQAIEEMQLLAPFGVDNAKPRIVMDSVEISTIRKIGANQNHLKVQFQQEDTSLDGIGFGIGELYDHISPSAKVSVLGQLSINEWNNIKKPQIFIQDIAVKHWQLFDYRGIRNLEKLASAIPGNSATWIFFHKDSATPEALNSISDYKIIENLDDAASFQTENRILVLADFPHSKDIVQQLLASTAPERIYASFFKQDSDFFSTMPTRDHFKWYYAFLAKQNGFDLKKYGGELAKRQGWSKETIVFMSKVFFELNFVTMKDGFITLNKNSNRRDLTESPSFQQKQAQFSLENELIYSSYEQLKNWFDLILQKSVKNEEEVQEWI